A stretch of the Pedobacter sp. MC2016-14 genome encodes the following:
- a CDS encoding ferritin: MKDIMRVKCLLSSDVEALINQQIKKEAHSAAIYLAMASWCNTNGYDFSSDYFFDQAEEERAHQLKFYKYVLDMGGNAISPETTNIKTDYNSFREVFEDALDQEISVTQSIKNIAARCYKEQDFVTLEFLNWFFKEQREEEYKARRALELFDVIGEEGTGRWEIDKHVRKITYNEA; the protein is encoded by the coding sequence ATGAAGGATATCATGCGTGTAAAGTGTTTACTCTCGTCAGACGTAGAGGCACTTATTAACCAGCAAATAAAAAAAGAAGCACATTCAGCAGCAATTTATCTTGCCATGGCTTCCTGGTGCAATACCAACGGTTACGATTTTTCTTCTGATTACTTTTTTGATCAAGCTGAAGAGGAAAGAGCTCATCAATTGAAATTTTACAAATATGTACTGGATATGGGTGGAAATGCAATCTCCCCTGAAACCACTAATATCAAAACTGACTATAATTCTTTCAGAGAAGTATTTGAAGATGCCTTAGATCAGGAAATTAGTGTTACCCAGTCTATCAAAAATATTGCTGCACGTTGCTACAAAGAGCAGGATTTTGTAACGCTTGAATTCTTAAACTGGTTCTTTAAAGAGCAAAGAGAAGAAGAATACAAAGCCCGTCGTGCGCTGGAATTGTTTGATGTAATTGGAGAAGAAGGAACAGGAAGATGGGAAATTGATAAACACGTTCGTAAAATTACTTATAACGAAGCGTAA
- a CDS encoding MFS transporter: MTVFRSLKSRTFKLFFYGQSISLIGTWMQKTAVSWLVYQLTGSAVLLGVVGFVSLIPSLVLSPYAGSLIDRHDRFRIMVITQVISMVQAGVLAAVIFLGYNNILVIIALSLVQGIINAFDVTCRQSLMVEMVNDKEDLPNAIALNSTMTNFARIAGPAVAGIILSTFGTDVCFIGNFLSYIPVLICLFMMNIHTPVITKPVKSIWKELHEGFKYVSGDKELSSVIMMIGMSSLFVIPFNTLMPIFAKDLFHGDAKTFSWFESAAGLGSIVSAIYLANLKNSNTLMKLIMIAGGILGMSLLFLSFAPQLPIALFFMTFAGVGMMGQSSAINTYIQTHAVPEMRGRAISYYVMAYQGIIPVGSLLIGWLAQAIGPRPAVLVEGLIGITATGMFVYLKSRQSAVKTANT, translated from the coding sequence ATGACGGTTTTCAGATCACTCAAATCACGCACTTTTAAACTCTTTTTTTACGGACAATCCATTTCCCTTATCGGCACCTGGATGCAAAAGACCGCGGTGAGCTGGTTGGTTTACCAGTTAACCGGATCGGCTGTATTACTAGGGGTTGTAGGCTTTGTAAGCCTGATTCCCTCTCTTGTACTTTCTCCTTACGCAGGAAGCCTGATTGACAGACATGACCGCTTTCGCATCATGGTCATTACACAGGTTATTTCTATGGTACAGGCAGGCGTGCTGGCGGCAGTAATATTTTTAGGCTACAACAATATCCTGGTCATTATTGCACTGAGTTTGGTTCAGGGAATAATCAATGCTTTTGATGTAACCTGCAGACAATCATTAATGGTAGAAATGGTTAATGATAAGGAAGACCTGCCTAATGCGATTGCGCTTAACTCTACCATGACCAATTTTGCCCGCATTGCCGGGCCGGCAGTAGCGGGAATTATACTGAGCACTTTTGGTACTGATGTTTGTTTTATCGGCAATTTTTTGAGCTATATCCCCGTATTGATTTGTTTGTTTATGATGAACATTCACACCCCGGTGATTACTAAACCTGTTAAAAGCATCTGGAAAGAGCTTCATGAAGGTTTTAAATATGTTTCGGGCGATAAAGAACTAAGCAGTGTGATTATGATGATAGGAATGAGCAGTCTTTTTGTGATTCCCTTTAACACTTTAATGCCCATCTTTGCAAAAGATCTTTTTCATGGTGATGCAAAAACGTTTAGCTGGTTTGAAAGTGCGGCAGGCTTAGGCTCTATTGTAAGTGCGATATACCTGGCCAATCTTAAAAACAGCAATACGTTAATGAAACTGATCATGATTGCAGGAGGAATTTTAGGCATGAGCCTTTTGTTTTTATCTTTTGCACCACAATTACCTATCGCATTGTTTTTTATGACTTTTGCCGGGGTAGGTATGATGGGACAAAGCTCTGCGATAAATACCTATATACAAACGCATGCTGTACCAGAAATGAGGGGCAGGGCAATTAGTTATTACGTAATGGCTTATCAAGGCATTATACCTGTAGGAAGCTTGTTGATAGGCTGGCTTGCTCAGGCCATTGGCCCAAGGCCCGCAGTTTTAGTAGAAGGTTTGATTGGAATAACAGCAACCGGAATGTTTGTTTATTTAAAAAGCAGACAGAGCGCAGTTAAAACGGCAAATACCTGA
- a CDS encoding LysR substrate-binding domain-containing protein encodes MELRQLNYFIKAAEMLHFTEAAAASFVTQSTLSQQIKLLEEELGMLLFDRVGKHVKLTEAGNLFLYHARQIALDVKKAQQAIFELNNLVIGELKIGVTYAFSSMLLPALAPFSSKYPGIKIVLEYGTASELEQKLKQAELDVILAFHDQSDNEGLEMESLFSSRITMVVAKKHPLASLQKISLAELANVELILPSKGFSSRDLLDDLFLKKKISPLIKVEVNDVHSLLSMVNEGSWATIINEKAILSWDDLVVIPIAGKEYYKQAFILWQKGVYRKKSATLFVDELINIFQVG; translated from the coding sequence ATGGAACTTAGACAGCTCAACTATTTCATAAAAGCGGCAGAAATGTTGCACTTTACCGAAGCTGCGGCAGCATCCTTTGTAACACAGTCTACATTATCGCAGCAAATCAAACTTTTGGAAGAAGAGCTGGGCATGTTGCTGTTTGATAGGGTAGGAAAACATGTAAAACTTACAGAGGCAGGTAATTTATTTTTATACCATGCAAGGCAAATAGCGCTTGATGTTAAAAAAGCACAGCAGGCCATCTTTGAATTGAATAACCTGGTTATTGGTGAGCTTAAAATAGGGGTAACCTATGCCTTCAGCTCTATGTTGTTGCCTGCACTGGCACCCTTTTCTTCTAAATATCCCGGAATTAAAATTGTGTTGGAATACGGCACTGCATCAGAACTGGAGCAGAAATTAAAACAGGCAGAGTTAGACGTTATCCTTGCCTTCCATGATCAGTCTGACAATGAAGGCCTCGAAATGGAATCTCTGTTTTCTTCCAGGATCACTATGGTGGTCGCTAAAAAACACCCTCTGGCAAGCCTGCAAAAAATATCGCTGGCCGAGCTGGCAAATGTAGAGCTGATTTTGCCCAGTAAAGGTTTTAGTTCAAGGGATTTACTGGATGATTTGTTCCTGAAAAAGAAAATCAGTCCCCTTATTAAAGTTGAAGTAAATGATGTGCATTCGCTTTTATCTATGGTAAATGAGGGGAGCTGGGCCACCATCATTAACGAGAAGGCCATCCTTAGCTGGGATGACCTGGTGGTCATTCCTATTGCTGGAAAAGAATATTACAAACAGGCATTTATATTGTGGCAAAAAGGTGTGTACCGCAAAAAATCAGCAACCTTATTTGTGGATGAACTCATTAACATATTCCAGGTAGGCTAG
- a CDS encoding thymidine kinase, with translation MLFSEQNYRRGTYGGSIEVICGSMFSGKTEELIRRLKRAEIAKLKIEIFKPATDTRYHLTDVVSHNANAIPSSAVNHSSAILLLNADTQVVGIDEAQFFDDNLPEVCTALANKGIRVIVAGLDMDSAGKPFGPVPALMAIAELVTKVNAVCVCCGLPAMYSYRKVASADRVLLGEKESYEPRCRACFYGTGK, from the coding sequence ATGTTATTCAGCGAGCAAAATTACCGGAGGGGAACCTATGGCGGAAGTATTGAAGTAATTTGTGGCTCTATGTTTTCCGGCAAAACAGAAGAACTGATCCGCAGGTTAAAAAGAGCGGAAATTGCGAAGCTAAAAATCGAAATATTTAAACCTGCAACAGATACCAGGTACCACTTAACGGATGTGGTATCTCATAATGCAAATGCGATACCCTCTTCTGCAGTTAATCATTCGTCTGCTATTCTTTTATTGAATGCCGATACCCAGGTGGTTGGGATTGATGAGGCACAGTTTTTTGACGATAACCTTCCGGAAGTTTGTACCGCACTCGCCAACAAAGGCATCAGGGTAATTGTAGCAGGTCTGGATATGGACTCTGCCGGAAAGCCGTTTGGACCTGTACCGGCGTTAATGGCCATTGCCGAACTGGTTACCAAAGTAAATGCCGTTTGCGTATGCTGTGGCCTTCCGGCTATGTATTCTTACCGTAAAGTAGCTAGCGCAGACCGTGTGTTACTTGGCGAGAAAGAGAGCTATGAGCCACGTTGCAGAGCTTGCTTTTATGGTACCGGTAAGTAG
- the rodA gene encoding rod shape-determining protein RodA, translating into MSVQQGNRFFFNVDWITILIYICLCTIGFVNIYASIYNPDTSTVFSFGSNYGKQLIFILTGLVLGLSILLLDAKFFSVFSPIIYGITIFLLLVVLVIGRKVAGNQAWIPLGSFRLQPSEFAKFGTALLLARYISSYAPKLRDIKSIFFAAVIVILPLFFIMLQPDTGSALVFLSFMFPLYREGLSGYFLLIFLGMIVLFVADFLLPPYIIVPVILAVGGFFAFQNKRKQKVLFSIALAVLIAIVYLFVVKLAYTSVLQPHQRTRIEIMLGLKTDPKGAGYNVNQSKIAIGSGQLTGRGFLQGTQTKYGYVPEQSTDFIFSTIGEEWGFAGCAVVISLFAFLLLRLINLAERQRSTFSRVYGYCVASIIFFHIFINIGMTIGIIPVIGIPLPFISYGGSSLWSFTVLLFIFLKLDANRMGFI; encoded by the coding sequence ATGAGTGTACAGCAGGGAAACCGTTTCTTTTTTAACGTAGACTGGATTACCATCCTGATTTACATCTGCCTTTGTACCATCGGCTTCGTAAATATTTATGCATCCATATACAATCCTGATACTTCTACCGTTTTTAGTTTTGGCAGCAATTACGGTAAGCAGCTCATTTTTATATTGACCGGATTAGTGCTGGGGCTTTCCATCCTACTCCTGGACGCTAAATTTTTTAGTGTATTTTCCCCAATTATTTATGGCATCACCATATTCCTCCTGCTGGTAGTACTGGTTATCGGAAGAAAAGTTGCCGGAAATCAGGCCTGGATTCCGCTGGGAAGTTTCAGGCTCCAGCCTTCAGAATTTGCAAAATTTGGAACGGCGCTGCTGCTTGCACGATACATAAGTAGTTATGCACCCAAATTAAGGGACATAAAATCCATTTTCTTTGCTGCGGTCATCGTCATCCTGCCCTTGTTTTTTATTATGCTGCAGCCAGATACCGGCTCTGCCTTGGTATTTCTTTCTTTTATGTTTCCACTCTATAGGGAAGGTTTATCCGGATATTTTCTGCTGATTTTCCTCGGCATGATCGTCTTGTTTGTGGCAGATTTCCTCCTGCCGCCTTACATTATCGTCCCAGTCATTTTGGCTGTTGGTGGATTTTTCGCCTTTCAAAATAAGCGAAAGCAAAAAGTGTTATTTTCCATTGCCCTTGCTGTACTGATTGCCATTGTTTACTTATTTGTGGTTAAACTGGCTTATACTTCAGTGCTTCAACCACATCAACGCACCAGGATTGAGATTATGCTGGGCTTAAAAACTGATCCTAAAGGTGCCGGATATAATGTAAACCAGTCTAAGATTGCGATAGGCTCCGGGCAGCTTACAGGCCGTGGCTTTTTGCAAGGTACGCAAACCAAATATGGCTATGTACCAGAACAAAGTACAGATTTTATCTTCTCTACCATAGGTGAAGAATGGGGATTTGCAGGTTGCGCGGTAGTGATTTCGCTATTTGCATTTCTGCTGCTGCGCCTTATTAACCTTGCGGAACGACAGCGTTCTACCTTTTCACGTGTATATGGCTACTGCGTGGCCAGTATCATCTTCTTCCATATCTTTATCAATATAGGCATGACCATTGGCATTATCCCTGTAATAGGAATTCCGCTGCCTTTCATTAGTTATGGCGGGTCTTCTTTATGGAGCTTTACAGTCTTGCTGTTTATCTTTTTGAAGCTGGACGCTAACCGGATGGGCTTTATATAG
- the mrdA gene encoding penicillin-binding protein 2, which translates to MDNLFNRKYTIQGLFLLVCLILLAKLFYIQVASDKYFLSAESNVLRKIYTFPARGIIFDRKGRTLVENIPVYDLLVIPNQVKPFDTLDLCNIIGIDMEKFRKSFHKAEVQSRYQPSIFQKQLSVEIYGALQERLSRFPGFLVQNRTIRHYPDSVAGQFFGYIKEVTKEDIEKSEGFYRPGDYIGRTGIEKQYNEILQGERGVTNMIYDVHNVPQGSYSEGKFDTLARSGERVYSSMDIELQKLGEQLMQNKIGSIVAIEPATGEVLAMVSSPGYDPNSMVGRNVGNRYMELLRDPKRPLNVRPLSGYYSPGSSFKPLDALIGLQEGVIDPNMTFNCPGYYMAGNHKVKCEHVDGNISLRRGLARSCNTYACNVFAKLMTQKRFKNQQLAYTEWEAKVRKFGIGAPLGIDMPYERKGTLYTAEEYSKRYKNRWGYTTVISLAIGQGEMNTTPLQMANIMAIIANKGFYVKPHLIRAVGENKLIKKEYVAKNYVGIDTAHFRPVIDGMQDAVNAPWGTAVLSRLPNIIMCGKTGTVQNPHGKNHSVFIGFAPRENPKIAIAVVVENAGFGSTYAAPISSYMVEKYLTGKISGYRLDQVEWMKKQVVLPEVAKPKVKLAPKTADSAGKQTNVTPITNQRAK; encoded by the coding sequence ATGGACAATCTTTTCAATAGAAAATATACAATTCAGGGTTTATTTTTACTGGTCTGCCTCATCCTGCTGGCAAAGCTTTTCTATATCCAGGTGGCCAGTGACAAATATTTTCTCTCTGCGGAAAGTAATGTATTGCGGAAAATATATACTTTTCCTGCCCGTGGGATTATATTTGACCGCAAGGGCCGTACACTTGTGGAAAACATCCCGGTGTATGACTTACTGGTTATTCCTAATCAGGTAAAACCTTTTGACACGCTGGACCTCTGCAACATCATAGGCATTGACATGGAAAAGTTTAGAAAAAGTTTCCATAAAGCAGAAGTACAATCCCGCTATCAGCCTTCCATATTTCAAAAACAATTGTCTGTAGAAATTTATGGTGCCCTGCAGGAAAGGCTATCCAGATTTCCTGGCTTCCTGGTTCAAAACAGGACTATCCGGCATTATCCCGATAGTGTGGCCGGACAGTTTTTTGGTTACATTAAAGAGGTTACGAAAGAAGATATTGAGAAAAGCGAAGGCTTTTACCGTCCCGGTGATTACATTGGCAGAACGGGTATTGAAAAACAATACAATGAAATTTTGCAGGGTGAACGTGGTGTAACCAATATGATCTATGACGTGCATAATGTGCCTCAGGGAAGTTATTCTGAAGGGAAATTCGATACCCTGGCCAGATCTGGTGAACGCGTGTATTCCTCTATGGATATTGAGCTGCAAAAACTGGGCGAACAACTGATGCAAAACAAAATTGGCAGTATTGTGGCCATTGAACCTGCAACCGGTGAAGTGCTGGCCATGGTGAGTAGCCCCGGATATGACCCCAATAGCATGGTAGGCCGAAATGTAGGCAACCGGTACATGGAGCTTTTGAGGGACCCTAAACGTCCGTTGAATGTGAGACCTTTATCCGGATATTATTCACCCGGATCATCATTTAAACCTCTTGATGCATTAATTGGCTTACAGGAGGGTGTGATTGACCCCAACATGACGTTTAACTGTCCGGGTTATTATATGGCCGGAAACCATAAAGTAAAATGTGAACACGTGGATGGCAACATCAGCTTGAGAAGAGGCCTTGCACGTTCCTGCAATACCTATGCCTGTAATGTTTTTGCAAAACTGATGACGCAGAAACGCTTTAAAAACCAGCAACTGGCTTACACGGAATGGGAAGCTAAAGTAAGAAAATTTGGTATTGGCGCTCCTCTGGGCATTGATATGCCTTATGAAAGAAAGGGCACCTTATATACCGCCGAAGAGTATTCTAAAAGATATAAGAACCGATGGGGTTATACTACAGTCATCTCCCTGGCAATTGGACAGGGTGAAATGAATACGACACCGCTGCAAATGGCCAACATTATGGCAATTATTGCCAACAAAGGTTTTTACGTTAAACCACACCTGATCAGGGCAGTTGGAGAAAATAAACTGATCAAAAAGGAATACGTCGCAAAAAACTATGTGGGAATAGACACGGCACATTTCAGGCCTGTAATTGATGGGATGCAGGATGCGGTAAATGCCCCCTGGGGAACTGCGGTACTGTCACGTTTACCCAACATCATTATGTGCGGAAAAACAGGAACAGTACAAAACCCGCACGGAAAAAACCATTCGGTGTTTATTGGTTTTGCGCCACGTGAAAATCCGAAAATTGCCATTGCTGTAGTGGTAGAAAATGCCGGTTTTGGTAGTACCTACGCTGCACCTATCTCCAGCTATATGGTAGAAAAATATTTAACAGGCAAAATTTCCGGCTACAGACTGGATCAGGTAGAATGGATGAAAAAACAGGTGGTGCTGCCAGAGGTAGCCAAACCTAAAGTGAAGCTTGCTCCCAAAACAGCAGACTCTGCCGGAAAACAAACAAATGTAACTCCTATAACCAACCAACGCGCAAAATGA
- a CDS encoding rod shape-determining protein MreD: MNSKIILVNCVRWIILLFVQIFLLRNMSFYDLATPFVYVLFLLLLPFGIPNILLYLIAFGTGLTLDAFYDTIGVHTAACTMLAFVRILFISVSVNRDNFDEPAPTLGNMGFKWFLLYALLCISTHHIVLFLLEAFKFSELGYTLLSCLFSAIFTLVTVILIEFIFYNRKMR; this comes from the coding sequence ATGAATAGCAAAATTATACTTGTCAATTGCGTTAGATGGATCATCTTATTGTTTGTGCAAATCTTTTTGCTCAGGAACATGAGTTTTTATGACCTGGCCACGCCCTTTGTATACGTACTGTTTTTGCTCTTGCTTCCTTTTGGCATACCTAATATCCTTTTATACCTCATTGCCTTTGGAACAGGCTTAACGCTTGATGCATTTTATGATACCATTGGCGTACATACCGCAGCTTGTACCATGCTGGCTTTTGTGCGAATACTTTTTATATCGGTGAGTGTAAACCGTGATAATTTTGATGAACCAGCCCCTACTTTAGGCAACATGGGCTTTAAATGGTTTTTACTTTATGCACTCCTGTGTATCAGCACACACCACATTGTTCTTTTCCTGCTGGAAGCATTTAAATTTTCAGAACTGGGCTATACCCTTTTAAGCTGCTTATTTAGTGCTATATTTACACTGGTTACTGTTATATTGATAGAGTTTATCTTTTATAACAGGAAAATGCGCTAA
- the mreC gene encoding rod shape-determining protein MreC, which yields MRNLWIFINRYNAFFLFIIFFTIGIVFTIKNNVYQHSVTVNSTNEVVGTAYERLNVFKKYINLGQVNDSLIAENAKLTQALFALNHIDSATNTLVKDTLTKYQYTYLAARVIKNSIRLRNNIITINKGKADGIVTGMAVISPGKGVVGFIRDVSEHLATIQSLLHKDTKISVKIKKNQALGSLVWGERNSDFLKAYVKDIPNQYKMSLRDTVVTTGFGSFPPGIPVGRITNAGIATGDNFLTIEVALFNDFSTLQYVYVIKDKFAAEEKDLEAKIPHE from the coding sequence ATGCGTAACCTTTGGATTTTCATAAACAGATACAATGCTTTTTTTCTGTTTATCATATTTTTTACCATTGGCATCGTATTTACCATTAAGAATAATGTTTACCAGCACAGCGTGACTGTTAATTCTACTAATGAGGTAGTAGGGACAGCGTATGAGCGACTAAACGTCTTTAAAAAATACATTAACCTGGGTCAGGTAAACGACAGCTTAATTGCTGAAAACGCTAAACTGACCCAGGCCTTATTCGCCCTCAACCATATTGACAGCGCAACCAATACACTGGTCAAGGACACCCTGACCAAATATCAGTATACTTACCTCGCAGCCCGTGTCATCAAAAACTCTATCCGCTTAAGAAACAACATCATCACCATCAATAAAGGCAAAGCCGATGGCATTGTAACAGGTATGGCGGTGATCTCCCCGGGAAAAGGTGTGGTCGGTTTTATAAGGGACGTATCCGAGCATTTGGCTACTATACAATCCTTATTGCATAAAGATACCAAGATCAGTGTTAAAATTAAGAAAAACCAGGCACTGGGCTCATTGGTATGGGGCGAGCGGAATTCAGACTTTCTTAAAGCTTATGTAAAAGACATCCCTAATCAGTACAAAATGAGTTTAAGGGATACGGTAGTGACGACAGGATTTGGCTCCTTCCCTCCCGGGATTCCGGTAGGCCGCATCACCAATGCGGGAATTGCCACAGGTGATAACTTCCTGACTATTGAAGTGGCACTGTTTAACGACTTTAGTACCTTACAATATGTCTATGTTATAAAAGATAAATTTGCCGCTGAGGAAAAGGACCTAGAAGCTAAAATACCCCATGAATAG
- a CDS encoding rod shape-determining protein, with the protein MGLFNWFTQEVAIDLGTANTLIIHNDKVVVDEPSIVAFDRQTNKIIAIGRQAMQMEGKTHDNIRTVRPLKDGVIADFNAAEAMIKGMIRMLNGGKGWMFPSLRMVICIPSGITEVEKRAVRDSAEIAGAKEVYLIHEPMAAAVGIGIDVEEPMGNMIIDIGGGTTEIAVIALSGIVCDQSIRVAGDNFDSDIVNYIRRQHNIMIGDRTAEKIKIEVGAALPELVDPPADFAVQGRDLMTGVPKQITVSYTEIAHCLDKSISKIEEAILKALEITPPELSADIYQTGIYLTGGGALLRGLDKRVAAKTKLPVHVAEDPLRAVVRGTGIALKNIGGFKFLMQ; encoded by the coding sequence ATGGGTTTATTTAACTGGTTTACACAAGAGGTTGCTATCGATTTGGGCACCGCTAATACCCTGATTATACATAACGATAAAGTTGTAGTCGACGAGCCCTCTATAGTGGCGTTTGACAGGCAGACTAATAAAATCATTGCAATCGGGCGCCAGGCGATGCAAATGGAAGGTAAAACACACGATAACATTAGGACCGTAAGACCCTTAAAAGATGGTGTAATTGCAGATTTTAACGCTGCCGAAGCCATGATTAAAGGGATGATCCGCATGCTCAACGGCGGTAAAGGATGGATGTTCCCTTCTTTAAGAATGGTGATCTGTATCCCTTCAGGAATCACGGAAGTTGAAAAACGTGCAGTACGGGATTCAGCAGAAATTGCTGGTGCTAAAGAGGTATACTTAATCCACGAACCAATGGCCGCAGCAGTAGGAATTGGAATTGATGTGGAAGAGCCTATGGGAAACATGATCATCGATATCGGCGGTGGTACTACTGAAATTGCGGTGATTGCTTTATCTGGAATTGTATGCGACCAATCTATCCGCGTGGCGGGTGATAACTTTGACTCCGACATTGTAAATTACATCCGCCGTCAGCACAACATTATGATTGGCGACCGTACAGCAGAGAAAATTAAAATTGAAGTTGGTGCTGCCTTACCTGAACTGGTTGATCCGCCTGCAGATTTTGCAGTACAAGGAAGAGACCTGATGACTGGTGTACCTAAGCAAATCACGGTTTCTTATACAGAAATCGCACATTGCCTGGACAAATCTATCTCTAAAATTGAAGAGGCCATTTTAAAAGCACTGGAGATTACGCCTCCAGAACTTTCAGCAGATATTTACCAAACCGGTATTTACCTTACTGGCGGTGGCGCTTTATTGCGTGGATTAGATAAGCGTGTGGCTGCGAAAACTAAACTTCCGGTGCATGTTGCAGAAGATCCACTCAGGGCGGTTGTTCGTGGTACTGGTATTGCACTGAAAAATATCGGTGGGTTCAAATTTTTAATGCAATAA
- the purH gene encoding bifunctional phosphoribosylaminoimidazolecarboxamide formyltransferase/IMP cyclohydrolase: protein MSQSIKIKNALISVYYKDGLEPLVRLLAQQGVQLFSTGGTEQFIKDLNLPVTAVEDLTGYPSILGGRVKTLHPKVFGGILNRRSLNEDKAQIAEYEIPEIDLVIVDLYPFEETVKAGGSDVEIIEKIDIGGISLIRAAAKNFNDVVILASKDDYSNLQAQLEAQNGETTLAQRKAYAKKAFHTSSHYDSAIFNYFNAEEPLTVFKQSINQAQTLRYGENPHQQGVFYGNLDEMFTKLNGKELSYNNLVDVDAAVALIDEFEEPTFAILKHTNACGVASKATILEAWNVALACDPVSAFGGVLIANREIDLATATEINKLFFEVLIAPAYEPAAVELFKAKKNRVILQRNEVELSTKQFKTLLNGVIEQDKDLVIEGPEQMTAVTEKKPTEAELKDLYFANKIVKHTKSNTIVFVKDSQLITSGVGQTSRVDALKQAIVKAEAFNFDIKGAVMTSDAFFPFPDCVEIAAEAGITAVLQPGGSIKDADSINMANEKGIAMVTTGVRHFKH from the coding sequence ATGAGTCAATCCATAAAGATCAAAAACGCTTTAATCTCAGTTTATTACAAAGACGGTTTAGAACCATTGGTTCGCCTTCTTGCACAACAAGGTGTTCAATTGTTCTCTACCGGAGGCACAGAGCAATTCATTAAAGACTTGAATTTACCTGTAACTGCTGTAGAAGACCTTACTGGCTACCCTTCTATTTTAGGTGGTCGTGTAAAAACTTTACACCCTAAAGTTTTTGGTGGGATTTTAAACCGCAGGAGCTTAAATGAAGATAAGGCACAGATTGCTGAATATGAAATTCCTGAAATTGACCTGGTTATCGTTGACCTGTATCCATTTGAAGAAACCGTTAAAGCTGGCGGATCTGATGTTGAAATCATCGAGAAAATAGACATCGGTGGTATCTCCCTTATCCGGGCCGCTGCGAAGAACTTCAATGATGTAGTTATTCTTGCATCTAAAGATGATTACAGCAATTTACAGGCACAACTGGAAGCTCAAAATGGAGAAACAACCTTAGCACAACGTAAAGCATACGCTAAAAAAGCTTTCCATACTTCCTCACATTATGATTCGGCCATCTTCAATTATTTCAATGCAGAAGAACCTTTAACCGTTTTCAAACAAAGCATCAACCAGGCCCAGACTTTACGTTATGGAGAAAACCCTCACCAACAGGGAGTATTTTATGGCAACCTGGATGAGATGTTTACAAAGCTGAACGGTAAGGAACTTTCTTACAACAACCTGGTAGATGTAGATGCTGCCGTAGCTTTGATAGACGAATTTGAAGAGCCTACTTTTGCCATTTTAAAACATACCAATGCTTGCGGCGTAGCTAGTAAGGCTACCATTTTAGAAGCATGGAATGTGGCCCTGGCCTGCGATCCGGTTTCTGCATTTGGCGGTGTGCTGATTGCGAACCGTGAAATTGACCTGGCTACAGCTACAGAAATCAATAAATTATTTTTTGAAGTACTTATTGCACCTGCGTACGAGCCTGCGGCAGTAGAACTTTTTAAAGCTAAAAAGAACAGGGTAATCTTACAGCGCAATGAGGTTGAGCTGAGCACCAAACAGTTTAAAACTTTATTAAACGGTGTAATTGAGCAAGACAAGGACCTTGTAATTGAAGGCCCTGAGCAAATGACAGCCGTTACGGAGAAAAAACCTACCGAAGCTGAATTGAAAGACTTATATTTTGCCAACAAAATTGTTAAGCATACCAAATCAAACACCATCGTTTTTGTTAAAGACAGTCAACTGATTACCAGCGGAGTGGGCCAAACCTCCAGGGTAGATGCCTTAAAACAAGCTATTGTAAAGGCTGAAGCATTTAACTTTGACATCAAAGGTGCGGTGATGACTTCTGATGCTTTTTTCCCCTTCCCTGACTGCGTTGAAATTGCTGCCGAAGCAGGCATTACAGCTGTTTTGCAACCTGGCGGTTCCATTAAAGATGCGGATTCCATTAACATGGCTAACGAAAAAGGAATTGCAATGGTAACTACTGGTGTTAGGCATTTTAAACACTAA